One genomic region from Drosophila busckii strain San Diego stock center, stock number 13000-0081.31 chromosome 3R, ASM1175060v1, whole genome shotgun sequence encodes:
- the LOC108602262 gene encoding immune-induced peptide 23: protein MKCFLLCVLALLPALISAAPGTVVVNGVCLTCANPNGDPVYINGQEYRSFNSDGNGNSGNVVVSRPGYNNGRSTVYRRGGNTVVNGNCEICNVDV, encoded by the exons ATGAAGTGTTTTTTGCTATGTGTGCTGGCATTGCTGCCAGCTTTGATCAGCG ctgctCCCGGCACTGTGGTAGTGAATGGCGTTTGCTTGACGT GTGCCAATCCCAACGGCGACCCAGTCTACATTAATGGCCAGGAGTATCGCAGCTTCAACTCagacggcaacggcaacagcggCAATGTAGTTGTCAGCCGGCCCGGCTATAACAATGGGCGTAGCACGGTCTACAGACGCGGCGGCAACACCGTAGTTAATGGCAACTGTGAAATATGCAATGTTGATGTGTAG